The sequence below is a genomic window from Candidatus Poribacteria bacterium.
GCGTTGGATCTACTACCCTACGGAACCGAATTTCTATGCCACTGGCGGTATTGTGTTCGGTTTACTTTTTTCGACGCTCCTGATGTTTATGCGGGCGCGTTTTTTCTGGTGGCCCTTCCATCCGATCGGATTTGTCGTTTCCAGCGACTGGGGTATGCGGTATTTGTGGAGCTGTATGCTGGTAAGTTCGATTATCAAGTGGAGCGTCTTGAAGATTGGCGGACCGCGGGCATCGCAGCAGTTGGTGATGTTTGCGATTGGGTTGATGTTAGGTGATTTTACCGTGGGTGGTATCTGGAGCCTCGTCAGTGTTGTGACACAGCAGCCGATGTATAATTTTTGGCCGTAGTCGAAAGCGTGTTCTTCAGGTATTTTAATTTGAGAAACTGCTAAAAATATGCTATAATTTTATACCATTAGTAATCCCTGACTCAAAAAAGATATCACGGAAAAGGAGTTAGACTTATGGGACATTCAAATACTTTTCCACTCCCTTCTGCACCGACAGAAACAGCGGATCTATATCCTGAATCGGATGGCAAACCTATGGCTGAAACTGAACGCCATTTTAGAGAGCTCCTAAAGAATTTTAATCGCATCGAAAACCATTTCGCACACATCCCGGATGTTTATGTCCTCGGGGATATGATGATGTATTATGAAGAGGGAAACCCCCGTAAATCCATTTCGCCCGATATTTTTGTTGCCTTCGGTATCGGTAAGAAGGAACGCCGTATCTATAAGATATGGGAGGAGGGCAAACCTCCGGACTTCATATTAGAGTTCGCCAGCAAAGGGACCTATCGCAATGACCTGACGAGAAAGGTGCAGCTCTATGCGGAGATCGGCATCCCTGAATACTTCGTTTACGATGTTGATAGGCGTTATTTACCTGCCCCTTTGCTCGGATTTCGTCTCATCGGAGACGATTATGTTGAAATAGCGTCTCTCGCTACTGGTGGACTTCCGTCTGTGACGCTTGGTTTAGAGTTTCATGCTCTTGATGATAGTTTAGGAATTTACGATCCTGAGGCAGAAGCGTGGCTAAAAACGTCTGCTGAACGTGCCGAGGACGCAGAAGAACGCGCCAATCAGGAAGCCGATGCTCGGCACAAAGCAGAGGCTGAAGTTTCCCGGCTCCAAGCAGAATTGGAACGCTTGAAAGCGCGCTTGTGATACGATTAAAGATGGGCAAAAAAGAAAATCAACCTCCGCAATTCGGTCTATGTTTTAATAAGGATGGATATGCGGCTTCTCTTGAGGTAGGGAAAGTATATCGTGTGATTTAAGATGACGAAGCAGAGGCTCATGGTTATATCCGCGTCATAGATGAAAGTGGCGAAGGTTATGCCTACACAGCCAACCGTTTTCACCTCATCCAACTGCCTATTGCTGTTGCAAGGGCATTGTTATCCGCCCTACGAGCATAGAACCCCGAAAAGCCCTAATAACTAAAAGGAGAAAATAGATGACAGAAACAATTCAAACCTTAATTGAACAACTGGAAAAACTAAAATCAAATAACGACTGGCAAGGAATTTATGAAAAATTTGATCCGATAGAGGAATTACACCAAAATGAA
It includes:
- a CDS encoding Uma2 family endonuclease, which gives rise to MGHSNTFPLPSAPTETADLYPESDGKPMAETERHFRELLKNFNRIENHFAHIPDVYVLGDMMMYYEEGNPRKSISPDIFVAFGIGKKERRIYKIWEEGKPPDFILEFASKGTYRNDLTRKVQLYAEIGIPEYFVYDVDRRYLPAPLLGFRLIGDDYVEIASLATGGLPSVTLGLEFHALDDSLGIYDPEAEAWLKTSAERAEDAEERANQEADARHKAEAEVSRLQAELERLKARL